From a region of the Zingiber officinale cultivar Zhangliang chromosome 4B, Zo_v1.1, whole genome shotgun sequence genome:
- the LOC121975495 gene encoding E3 ubiquitin-protein ligase RHF2A-like isoform X1, translating into MGLGMEEGAKMEKDMSSAAAFVEGGIQDACDDACSICLEEFCQRDPSTVTDCKHEFHLQCILEWCQRSSQCPMCWQSISLKDPASQELLDAVVRERNIRLNQTRRTTIFHHSTFGDFELQHLPGSGSDAEFEERLMQHLAAAATMGRLHHISRRGGHRGSSGSHRQPQFLIFSPHPNASYVGYQSSSSEREENEPTVSTEETHTTPTQTEQNDAIASEISPNHSRPSTAVSQAVPVLQDRPGPSDFQSFSESLRSRLSAVSMRYKESITKSTRGWKERLFSRNSSVANLTSEFRREPNTQIDTGTHMVDHLETMDNNPSAFTLHDVVVNSAAISNNEGVTGNHVASLPTDSTPSAPCHPASNAN; encoded by the exons ATG ggtttagggatggAGGAAGGCGCAAAGATGGAGAAGGATATGTCGTCAGCTGCGGCTTTTGTGGAAGGGGGCATCCAAGATGCTTGCGACGATGCCTGCAGCATATGTCTTGAGGAATTCTGCCAAAGAGATCCTTCAACA GTTACTGATTGCAAGCACGAGTTCCATCTCCAGTGCATTCTTGAGTG GTGCCAGAGAAGTTCTCAGTGCCCCATGTGTTGGCAGTCCATCTCTTTGAAGGATCCTGCAAG CCAGGAATTGCTTGACGCTGTAGTAAGGGAGAGGAACATTAGGCTAAACCAAACAAGAAGAACCACTATCTTCCATCATTCAACTTTTGGAGATTTTGAATTGCAGCAT CTACCAGGAAGTGGAAGTGATGCTGAATTTGAAGAGCGCTTAATGCAGCACTTAGCTGCTGCTGCAACAATGGGAAGGCTACACCATATTTCCCGGAGAGGAGGGCATCGTGGTAGCTCAGGATCTCATCGCCAACCACAGTTTCTTATCTTTTCTCCACATCCAAATGCATCCTATGTTGGCTATCAATCTTCCTCTTCTGAACGAGAAGAAAATGAGCCAACTGTGTCAACAGAAGAAACCCACACGACTCCAACTCAAACCGAGCAGAATGATGCAATAGCATCAGAAATCAGCCCCAATCATAGTAGGCCCAGTACCGCTGTCAG CCAAGCAGTTCCAGTCCTTCAAGACAGACCTGGACCATCAGATTTTCAATCTTTCTCCGAATCCTTACGATCTCGTCTAAGTGCTGTCTCAATGAG GTACAAAGAGTCTATCACCAAGAGTACTCGAGGATGGAAAGAGAGGCTTTTCTCTCGTAATAGTTCCGTGGCTAATCTTACTTCTGAATTTAGGAGAGAgccaaatactcaaattgacaCAGGCACACACATGGTAGATCACCTAGAGACAATGGATAACAATCCTAGTGCTTTTACTTTACATGATGTTGTAGTCAACTCAGCTGCAATATCCAATAATGAAGGGGTCACTGGGAATCATGTGGCCAGTCTTCCAACTGATAGCACTCCGTCAGCTCCTTGTCATCCAGCCTCCAATGCAAACTGA
- the LOC121975495 gene encoding E3 ubiquitin-protein ligase RHF2A-like isoform X2 yields the protein MEEGAKMEKDMSSAAAFVEGGIQDACDDACSICLEEFCQRDPSTVTDCKHEFHLQCILEWCQRSSQCPMCWQSISLKDPASQELLDAVVRERNIRLNQTRRTTIFHHSTFGDFELQHLPGSGSDAEFEERLMQHLAAAATMGRLHHISRRGGHRGSSGSHRQPQFLIFSPHPNASYVGYQSSSSEREENEPTVSTEETHTTPTQTEQNDAIASEISPNHSRPSTAVSQAVPVLQDRPGPSDFQSFSESLRSRLSAVSMRYKESITKSTRGWKERLFSRNSSVANLTSEFRREPNTQIDTGTHMVDHLETMDNNPSAFTLHDVVVNSAAISNNEGVTGNHVASLPTDSTPSAPCHPASNAN from the exons atggAGGAAGGCGCAAAGATGGAGAAGGATATGTCGTCAGCTGCGGCTTTTGTGGAAGGGGGCATCCAAGATGCTTGCGACGATGCCTGCAGCATATGTCTTGAGGAATTCTGCCAAAGAGATCCTTCAACA GTTACTGATTGCAAGCACGAGTTCCATCTCCAGTGCATTCTTGAGTG GTGCCAGAGAAGTTCTCAGTGCCCCATGTGTTGGCAGTCCATCTCTTTGAAGGATCCTGCAAG CCAGGAATTGCTTGACGCTGTAGTAAGGGAGAGGAACATTAGGCTAAACCAAACAAGAAGAACCACTATCTTCCATCATTCAACTTTTGGAGATTTTGAATTGCAGCAT CTACCAGGAAGTGGAAGTGATGCTGAATTTGAAGAGCGCTTAATGCAGCACTTAGCTGCTGCTGCAACAATGGGAAGGCTACACCATATTTCCCGGAGAGGAGGGCATCGTGGTAGCTCAGGATCTCATCGCCAACCACAGTTTCTTATCTTTTCTCCACATCCAAATGCATCCTATGTTGGCTATCAATCTTCCTCTTCTGAACGAGAAGAAAATGAGCCAACTGTGTCAACAGAAGAAACCCACACGACTCCAACTCAAACCGAGCAGAATGATGCAATAGCATCAGAAATCAGCCCCAATCATAGTAGGCCCAGTACCGCTGTCAG CCAAGCAGTTCCAGTCCTTCAAGACAGACCTGGACCATCAGATTTTCAATCTTTCTCCGAATCCTTACGATCTCGTCTAAGTGCTGTCTCAATGAG GTACAAAGAGTCTATCACCAAGAGTACTCGAGGATGGAAAGAGAGGCTTTTCTCTCGTAATAGTTCCGTGGCTAATCTTACTTCTGAATTTAGGAGAGAgccaaatactcaaattgacaCAGGCACACACATGGTAGATCACCTAGAGACAATGGATAACAATCCTAGTGCTTTTACTTTACATGATGTTGTAGTCAACTCAGCTGCAATATCCAATAATGAAGGGGTCACTGGGAATCATGTGGCCAGTCTTCCAACTGATAGCACTCCGTCAGCTCCTTGTCATCCAGCCTCCAATGCAAACTGA
- the LOC121975494 gene encoding uncharacterized protein LOC121975494, translating into MKKRPSLKYMMESSLKTEVQQLEKCLKDQFAVRRALEKALRRNSSSIDESSISYIPKPTKELIMDIAMLELEVVHLERYLLSLYRRAFEEQAPNVPILAVEDEIGQPLVPQSAPFAEVASHDLSFRVAASAAQSGDIKPLRNSSNYLPSEACSVRGQEKNSCRIHRSHSSIVQHTVCSAKGIPCAKNLPLSFFDHEQIINSGVTSLAEHLGTTIAHHIPETPNRLSEDMVRLMCAIYCKLKDHHGRRGISSSPTSSFSSSSSFSPCYTGELRSPCHKRDAMIDAWFGNSRCSERLKELSGPYNMMVEVFSFCKASRKCNDIEEMLQKYKLLVQRIETVDLRSMSNEEKIAFWINIHNSMMMHLYLEHGVPGSNMKKASLVTKNMYNVGGRMVNADIIQGFLLGCRMHPPEQWLTLLSSRVKIKDSDEWKAYAIESPEPLIRFALCSGNHSDPAVRVYNSKRLFQLLQAAKVEYIHATVTIGKGRKLLVPKILEYFGRDSNLSTQELVEMIKCHFPENLRFMVNACQGSSSQKFIEWVPHNFTFRYLLPRDLGNLKSH; encoded by the exons ATGAAGAAAAGGCCATCACTCAAGTATATGATGGAAAGCTCTTTAAAGACAGAG GTTCAACAACTTGAAAAATGCCTTAAGGACCAGTTTGCGGTTCGCCGGGCACTTGAAAAAGCACTGCGACGCAACAGTTCTTCTATCGATGAATCGTCTATTAGTTACATCCCAAAA CCAACCAAGGAACTAATAATGGATATTGCAATGTTAGAGTTAGAGGTTGTGCATTTGGAACGATATCTTCTATCCCTCTACCGGAGAGCATTTGAGGAACAAGCACCTAATGTACCAATCCTTGCTGTAGAAGATGAAATTGGGCAACCACTAGTTCCACAATCAGCACCATTTGCAGAAGTCGCCTCGCATGATCTCTCTTTTAGAGTAGCAGCATCAGCGGCCCAATCTGGTGACATTAAACCACTGCGAAATTCTTCAAACTATTTACCAAGCGAAGCTTGTAGTGTTCGAGGTCAAGAGAAGAACAGTTGCAGAATTCACCGCAGCCATTCGTCGATAGTGCAACATACAGTTTGTTCAGCTAAAGGGATACCTTGTGCTAAAAATCTACCACTGTCTTTCTTTGAT CACGAACAGATCATTAATTCAGGGGTGACGAGCCTCGCAGAACATCTTGGAACTACAATTGCTCATCACATTCCTGAGACACCAAACAGACTGTCAGAAGACATGGTTAGGTTAATGTGTGCCATATACTGTAAACTTAAGGACCATCATGGCCGTCGCGGTATCTCATCTTCACCCACTTCATCCTTCTCATCAAGTTCATCTTTCTCCCCCTGTTATACTGGAGAATTGAGGAGCCCTTGTCACAAGAGGGATGCAATGATTGATGCATGGTTTGGCAATTCTAGATGCTCGGAAAGATTGAAGGAGTTAAGTGGACCGTACAACATGATGGTAGAAGTGTTTTCCTTTTGCAAGGCCAGTCGAAAGTGTAATGATATTGAAGAAATGCtacagaaatataa ATTGCTGGTCCAGAGAATAGAAACAGTTGATCTAAGAAGTATGAGCAATGAGGAAAAGATTGCATTCTGGATCAATATCCACAACTCAATGATGATGCAT TTGTATCTAGAGCATGGGGTTCCAGGAAGTAACATGAAAAAGGCTTCATTGGTCACCAAG AATATGTATAATGTTGGTGGTCGAATGGTAAACGCGGATATTATACAGGGTTTCCTACTTGGATGTCGTATGCATCCTCCTGAGCAG TGGCTGACATTACTCTCCTCAAGGGTAAAGATCAAAGACAGTGATGAATGGAAAGCCTATGCCATTGAAAGTCCTGAACCTCTAATTCGTTTCGCACTATGCTCAGGAAACCATTCAGATCCCGCG GTTCGAGTGTACAATTCCAAGAGATTGTTCCAACTGCTGCAGGCTGCAAAGGTGGAGTACATCCATGCAACAGTGACAATTGGGAAAGGGCGCAAGCTCCTTGTGCCGAAGATCTTGGAATACTTCGGTAGGGACTCCAACTTATCCACTCAAGAATTAGTGGAGATGATCAAGTGCCATTTTCCTGAAAACTTAAGGTTTATGGTCAACGCGTGCCAAGGAAGCAGTTCTCAGAAGTTCATCGAGTGGGTACCTCACAACTTCACTTTCCGATACTTGTTGCCCAGGGACCTTGGAAATCTCAAGTCTCATTAA